The genomic stretch AGAAGGTCATAGGTTCAAAACCCAGGGTAGGCAGAGCGGTAAACCACTGGGCCCTttacccccaattgctccaggaactggctgGCCCTGCATTCTGAAAAACGTGCACTGCTGTGGATTAAGTAAATAAACATAAGGTCCATGATGTGAGAGTAATTGAGCTGAATGCGACCCTGTCCTGGTAACATCAAGCCGTGGGATCTGTGTTTAAAACACAGTCTCATTCCTGCAGCCCATAGCCCCCCTGTCGCTGGTGCTGTGTGTGAGTGCTTGCTTGGCTAATCGCTCGTAAATGTGCAGGATCGCTGGCCGTCCTGCCAACTTCTGTTGCTTCAGCAAACACACCCGCACACATCAAAACATACTTCTCAGAAGGGCTGATCTGCTTTTTGATCTCTCTCTGACCTGATGCCCAGACtgcttggtgtgtgtgtgtgtgtgtgtgtgtgtgtgtgtgtacacacgcatgcacgcgtTCACCCTGTATCATGTGGGCTAACTCCAGGTTTCCTTGTTAGTTAAgttgattaattaattagaaACATGACGTATTGCTTTGTACGTAAACTGATCCTGGTGTGAACCCACTCTATGatcatccatgcatccatccatccatccattttctgtacccacctGTCCTTTTTTGGGGTTACTGGGATCTGGCGCCTATCCCAGAGGCAATGGGCACAAgccagggaacaacccaggatggggcaccaaaccatcacagggcgcattcacacaccattcacacctatgggcaatttggtaacctTGGCCTGTTTTTGAACTGGGGGGAGTAggaaccccacaatgacacagggagaacatgcaaactccacacacgcagcagagactcgaaccctgatcACACTAcagtgaggtgacagtgctgccCAATGTGCTGCCCGTTGTGCGTAATAATTTACAGTTTATTTAGCAGCCACTTAACTGAAATAACGTACGACTATGAAACCAGGGTCAGACGTCCTGTGAGCAAATGGGGCTTAAGGGCCTCTCAGGGCACCCAGCGGCCGAAACACTGCTGATACTGGGATTTGAACGAGTGTCCTTACCCATGGAGTCGCACCCCTCCCCACATGCACTATTCATTCCTCAGCCCTCTCTTTACCTTgggatctcccccccccccccccaaattcccAGTTAATGACGACAGACCCCCATCCTCCTCTCCCCAAGCTGTCCGTTTGCCAGTGTGAGTACCCTGTACCCCTCCTCTGTGCTGATTTCGGGATTGCAGGATACCTGCCCCATTAAATGTCTCTTCCCCTTATCCTGAGTGCTGTGCCCTTTGTTGCCCCCTATAGCTTGGGAGAGGTGAGGGGAGAGCAGACAGCCGCACAGTCTATGTAGGACACGGAGCCTGGAGTCCTGCCCAGCCATTCACCCCGCCCAGATACTGTGACAACAGGATTGTGTCGTCCAAGGTATGGAGCGCCCTCTGCAGGTGGGGTGATGAGCTGCTTCTTCATGTGCAGTTAATGAACATGCTGTAATACACACTAGTGTTGTCATGATACCAAATTATGACCTCTATAGTTACCACTTTTTTGTTCTGTGAAATTTTTACTTGAGTTAAAGTACTGGAGTACTTGCTTTTAAATACTTAAATATTCAaaagtacattttctttttaatgtaaatGCATTGCTGTATTGTTGCCTTAATGCATTGACAGAACTCAATTACTCTGAACCAGCCTACTAAATGCACCGACTTGCTTGTAGAAGCTGTAGAATAAAAAGTTTGTGGAATATGATACAATGCATATAGAAACACAATTCAATCGGAAAGAGCAGAGCCATCgccatttttatttcattttttaacacCCCCACCTCTACCAAACAGCATGGTAGTGACACAgttttggctgtgtgtgtgtgtgtgtgtgtatgtgtgtgttcatgtatatgtacatgcatgcatCAGGCAGACAGTGTAATTGCTGTGGATGCAACTTcctcagaaaataaaaaaataaataaaatagccGACCTACCTTCAAATCCACACCCTTAGCTTTATAACTGCCCAACAACAACTTGACTGACAGCATAGGAACAGTTTACTGCGATTGTGTTgcattttagaaaagaaaatTCCTCCACTGATTTGAGTAACGAGAACCTTCACAGAAATGCCGTGCGATCAGAAGTTCAATATTTTGAATGTAGTAAAAGTCATTAGTTTCCCAAAAAGCTGATACTCAAAGTACAGATACTCAAAAAATGTACACAAGTACAGTACTCAAGTAACTGTACTTTGTTCCTGTCCACCTCTGTGTAATAGTGTAATTAGTATTGATATTAAAGAAATCAGTATGTTTAGTACCGGCACATTAAAAAATGTGGCACCTTTTCAGTACCTGGATCCCatactaacacacacacacacacactatatacgtaaccaaacaaagttagttaccaaacaaaatatgagacttttggcatttttaattttttgattacattcacagatctttgtggggaaaatagtccccacaatgtgatataaacctaatacacacacacactttctctctctctctctctccctccctctcacaTAGTTTAAACCTTGGATTTATTAAAGCACAATGATTTTCTTTGTGCTGTTTAATGTTAGTATGACGAGGCTGTTTTCAGTTCCCCTGCTCTGCTGTCTGGCTGTCTTCCTTTCCCTCTTCCCTTTTTCATGCTTCCTGCACCATTTTGTATGAATatatacaatacaatataatagATTGCCACACACTCTTGTCAAGCACCTTGGagtgtgaaaggcgctatatgaAATTTGGTATTGAACTGAGATGGGGCTGCACTAAATTTTCTTAAATTTAGATGAATTTGAAAAGggaaggatttaaaaaaaaaaaaaaaaaaacattgaaatgGACTACAATGGTTGCTTCCGTAAATCAGGAAGGTATGATATGCTTTGTTTTCAGGCTGTGGTTATACCACAGAGTGGCAGTAAAGATATGGGGAGGAGGGACATCAGACCGACAAAGGTCTGTGGTTCttcacagtgggggggggggtgtcaaaaAATAAACAGGCTGCACAAGAATGCATTGGAAACACCCTGATGAGGTGGAAAGGTCTGTTACTTATGGCTGCTCAGTTGTTTGGAAGAAATGTAGGTATTTCAAACAACATAGCACTTCTTATTAAACTTACAATAAGGTAAAGGCTTTCTTTTACAAGGTTACAAAGCTTTTATTTTGCAaggttattttaaaaagtgtgcagttttattttacaatacTGACTGGGTCATGTTTAGTCTCCTAGGTGTTTGGGAATGTTCTCCGTCAACATTGATACATTCCTGGACACTGTGACACAGTTAAACACACAAATCCCTGTTAGCATCAATGTCCACAAATGCCCCTTAAGTTCTTTCACTGCGTGGGGCTTCCTCTCAAAAACCTTCTCCTTtactacgcccccccccccccgccaaaaaaaaaagtccatgaGTATCAGGTCAAGTGAATGTGGTGGCCAGTCAATGCTGCCACGTCCGCCGATCCCACGCCGTGGAAAGGTGTTGTCAAAACTGTATAcctacttttaaaaataactttgtaaaataaaaactttagaagttttattactttgtgaAATACAAGAAGTATACTTAGGTTTGGCCCACCCtgtacaataacatcagaatattagggagctgcagcgccTCACCCAGGCGTCCCTGGCTCCTGCGGGCCACCCTGTGGGACACCTCTCCACCTTCAGTGTTACTCTGATGCACGCTCTCAcgccctctctctccccctctctccctctttctgtacCTCTCATACACACATCATTCTGAGATGTGCAGGTCTGTGCAACGCCGACCTGTCAGTGAGACTCGTTTGGGAAGTGCTGAGGCGTTGGGGTGGGGTCATGGTGACAGATGTATTGTGCTTGCTGTAGATCCTACTTCAGTCCTCAGGCATGACTGTCTGATTGCGGCCCAAATTACTGTCAGTCAAATTCTCAAAGGGGGTGTTGGGCAGAGTCACACCAACtgaagtctgtgtgtgtgtgtgtgtgtgtgtgtgagatgtaAACAACCCTGACCCCACTAAGGAGCAGATGGCTCTGTGACACTTCAGTGAAATCCCTGAGATGTGACTGCGCCGTGTGGCTCAGCAGTATAGGACGCTGGGTCTCTCATCCGAAGGtcgtcagttcaaatcccagggtcagcagagcatggccctcactccccccccccctcagttgTGTGTTACATAAAGGCATCtgctaatttaataaaatataaatattgtacacATATGCAGAGACCCCACAGAGCATGAATATGCGTCACGCATCACGCCTTCTGATAACATCTGCAGAGTCTCTTCCTGTTTTAacttatttttgattttttttcccttcttgtCACTTTTCTCAATCTAAACTGCCTTTtaatgcgttttttttattttcttgcagtACACGTTGTGGAATTTCCTGCCAAAGAACCTGTTTGAGCAATTCAGGAGAATCGCCAACTTCTACTTCCTCATCATATTCCTGGTGCAGGTGGGTGGCTGGGCAGtcttgtgggggtggggggggggggtgagcttcAGGTAGGGGTCAGGCAGTGCGGTTGGTCCCTGAGATACGGCCCTGAGGTTACCTCGGCTTCTCTCGGCTCCTCTCACGGCTCCTCGGGTCGCTGAGAAGGTCACGATGTAGGGGGCGCCCTTCCGACCCATTTCCGACAGCCTTCCATGGTTGGGTGACGATGACAGTTGTCACCATCCGGTGCCATTTCCTCAGGAGCGCTCAACGTTTCCCTTTTGTATGGGTGGGTCCTTTCGAGGTGGAGTCCAATGTGTAGCCGTGAGAAATGCAGGCCGGAAAGTACTGGAAGCTCCTTGTCGGAGGCACCCCAGCGGGTCCCATTTATCACTGTGCAGAGCGGAGCCCTCTTCTGTGTGACTGAACTACAAGCAGAAGAGCAACTCTTGGACTGATCTGCCAGGTGCTGTCAGAAGACCAGCGGAACTAGCAAAGAACCGGTAGATACTAAGCAGGCTGCCCGCGGTTCCAGTTTGACGCAGCCACATAAACTCTTTGGTGGATCCTCCAGATGTTCTCCAGGTTCTTTCAGAGCCTTCTGTCCGTCGTGCCCAGTCTCTCCATTGTCAGAACTCGCCGGGGGggctgattggttaattgtgtgtgtgtgtctgtgtgtgtgtggggctcCTTGTAGACAGGGCGTCTGATCTCAGCACTTTCTGGCTGCGTCTCTTTGCGTCGTTGATCACAGGATAGCGCTGAGATGCACTTCATCCATTTATTACATGGAAAAATGATGCACTTTGTTTCTGCTGCACCCACCCCAGACCTGGCTCAGATGAGTGCTCTGTTCTGCTTAATGGACTTACTGCACATCAAGGAGTcaggcctggggagggggggggctattGGATCCGGTGATGCCTTGTCTGTGAGCTGGGGTCCTTTCTGACCCCCCACTGACCCAGTCAGACACCTCTGCTAGTTCTGTCTGTGTGGCCAGTCTGTTAACACACAGTGGGAAGCAGGCCTACAGTGCTTAAATCCCAGGCCCTGGACAAATTAACTTCAATCGGGCCCCCATGATGCGTAACTCCTccccccttggcccctgtggaGATGGTAAGGCCCGCAGGTCTGTGACCAGGGAGACCTGCAGGTTCACCGCTGTCTTTAGGGTTgtcctgtgtgtcctgtgacgCATCCTGCTTCCTCCTAAGAGGTCGGAGTTTCCGTTATTTCCTGGGTGAATTCGGTGACAGAGAGCGAGACTGGTGGCCATGTAGCAGCACAGGAAGCTGGCTGTCAGTGAGCTGGCTACCTCCTATAGCCACTTTGAGTGGCCAGATAAGGATCAGCCATCAGAGACAGGAAGTGTGGGTAGAttgggtggtgtgtgtgtgtgtgtgtgtgtgtgtgtgtgtgtgtgtgtgtgtgtgtgggtagattgggtggtgtgtgtgtgtgtgtgtgtgtgtgtgtgtgtgtgtgtgtgtgtgagagagactaAAAATGTCCTGTGCtttgtttggttaattatggttatggttgggCCTGGGTCAGGGTGAAAGATGCCATCGATGGGATTAGGGGTTTTTGcatagaaaatgaatgaacggtccccacaaagatatgaatacaaatatgtgtttgtgtgtgtgagagagagagagagagacattcACAGCGGTTCGTGGCTATGTTCTCTAGGCATGTACAGCATGTTTGATGCGTGTTGCTGATGACAGTGAACACCATAATAATGAATCCCGTGATCCTGGCCTGACACCTGAAACAAATAAGAAAACCAAGTACCGGATAGGGAGCAAAGATGTGGGCTCTCTGGCTTCCTTGGGGATTGGGTTGAGAAGCACTGGATTAGGacgggtggatggatggaataataaGTGATTTATTGGTAAGTAGTTTTTTATTCGACTTTAAGAAGTCCTTCTATGATTCAGACCCCCCCGTCACCCTGCAGGTCATCGTGGACACGCCCACCAGCCCCGTTACCAGCGGCCTGCCCCTGTTCTTTGTCATCACAGTGACCGCCATCAAACAGGTAAGCCCACACAGCCCCCCGCCGGCCCTCTTCCTGCTGGGGGGCGGGTCAGAGTCTCTCCGCAGGGCGTCGCTGTTAagcacccccccctcctcagaaGGCGGCCTTCCCAGTCGGGCCGGGTCTCCGTTTGCTGCGCCTGCTtagcagttcagttcagttcccTGCTAACATGTAACAcacctcttcccccccccccccccccgcccagggCTTTGAGGACTGGCTGCGTCACAAGGCTGACAACGAGGTGAACAAGTACCCAGTGACAGTGCTGGATGGTGGTCGAAGCACACGCAAGGAGAGCGAGAAGATCAGGGTACGCAGATCAGTGGTCCATCTCAGATGTTTTtctcatgtgtgtgtgcgtgcggacGTGTggacgtgtgtgtgcgtgcagggGCAGCCCAACCCTTTTTGGGGCCCTAAGCATAATTTCATTAACCTAGTTTGTCGTTTGTCATCTTCCCtcccattctgacaggctgaGCTGATGggggggccccctggtggccgctGGGCTCTAAGCAGCCTCTTAGTTTGCTTATGCCCTAGAAGGCCCTGCGTGTGCAGACAGGCGTGTATGGCTGTGCGTGTGCAGACAGGCGTGTATggctgtgcatgtgcatgtgctgCCTCTTTCCACTATGACGTTAAAGTTTCTCCACACTGCTCTGACCCAAACTCCTCCGGGGTTTGAGGTAAAGGTGACTGCACTTATGGTGGGAGTCTTTAAAGTAGCTGGTATGAAGCAGCTGAGTGGGCTTTAAACTTATGACCACATGGTGCCTAGGTAGGGGACGTGGTGGAGGTGCTGGAGGATGAGACCTTCCCCTGTGACCTGGTCCTGCTGCAGTCCAGTCGTGATGACGGCACCTGCTATGTCACCACAGCCAGCCTGGACGGGGAATCTAACCACAAGGTGAGGGGCCCATctaggctgcccccccccccaggcagtcTGCAGTGATCTGATGTCCCCCCCACTCTCTTGCAGACACATTACACAGTGCCTGACATAGAGACAGACCTACAACTGCTCAATGCCACCTTAGAATGTGAACAACCTCAGCCAGACCTTTATAAGTAAGTATGTGTGTCTGCGCATGTGTGTTACTGTGTCtcactctgtctgtgtgtgcgtgactctgtgtgtgtgtgtgcgtgtctgtctctgtgtgtgcgtgtctctgtgtgcgtGACTCTGTGTCTCTGTTGCTGTGCACGCTTTCATTTGGGTTGGCCTCCCTCCTCAGGTTTGTCGGACGGATGTACATCAGGAGAGAAGGCCAGGAACCTGCAGTGCGGTGAGTTCTTGTGCTGCCTCTTTGGGCTCAGACAATCGGACCGAACCCCCCAGCACAACGATCTGCTTTTGTTGTCCTGATGGTTTCCCTTGGTTCACTTCCTGTTCCTGAGTCTACACTGTAGGCAGTGAGCTGCTCTTTGTTCATTCTTTGGCAAATTCCCATAAACCCCAGGTCTCCATTTTCACACCCCTTCACCCATGAATTACTTCTCCATCTGTACTTTATTGATCCATAACTCCAGAGGAGAGTTACAGTAAGGGAGGTGCAGCATCTGCTTTGGAGGGCAATCAGTAATGCTCCCCATAAATGTCAGGGCTGCCTGCtctatggtgggggggggggggggagaggaggagCCAGATTTAACACCAGGACGTCCTCTGAGCCGATGCCCCCTCGCCGGTCTTGTTCTCCTTCCTTAGGTCCCTTGGGCCTGAGAATTTACTCCTGAAAGGAGCGACGCTGAAGAACACCAGTAAAATTTCTGGTGAGTGAGTTTCATTTCTGGTTTGAGGTGCTACTGCTAGTTATAATTCTCCTACAGGATGTGTTCCAGCCCTCCTCCCTGCCCCTGTTGTCCCCACCCCTATTTCAGTTACCCCCCTCTCCCATTTTGGTTGGCCCCTCCACCATAACGGTTGGCCCGTCCTCCATATCAGTTGGCCCCTCCCCTGACACTGACGGCCCCTCCCCTGACACTGACGGCCCCTCCCCTGACACTGACGGCCCCTCCCCTGACACTGACGGCCCCTCCCCTGACACTGACGGCCCCTCCCCTGACCCTGATGGCCCCTCCCCTGCTGGAGGTCTGTACTGCTGTGAACCCCCTCATGCCTGCTctcactctccccccccccccccccccccccatccaggtgTGGCTGTTTACACTGGCATGGAGACCAAGATGGCGCTGAACTATCAGGGGAAGTCCCAAAAGCGCTCTGTGGTGGAGAAGTAAGGGCGGCATGACTGCTGGGGGTGCGGCTGCTTGTCAAATGGGGGCCGTGCACCGCCATGCGCACCACCCACGTGTCTGTGTTCCCATCCAGGTCTATCAATTGCTTCCTCGTGGTGTATCTGTGCATCCTGCTGAGCAAAGCCCTGGTCTGCACCACCCTCAAGTATGTGTGGCAGAGACAGCCAGGGCAGGACGAGCCTTGGTACAACCAGAAGACTCAGAAGGAGAAGGACACTGATTTGGTGAGGCTTTAGCTTCTTGTGGTCAATGACAAGAATCACTGGAGTTAGCGATGGGAAACGAGCGCAGGTCTGTGGTCGGGTCCTGATTGGACTGGGTCACCGCTGCTCCTCCCTCGCTGCCCTGGCTGCGTGTCACACTCTGACACTAACCAACTCTTCTTCACCTTCTCCATGTTGCAGTACCTGAAGATGTTCACAGACTTCCTCTCCTTCATGGTGCTCTTCAACTTCATTATCCCGGTGTCCATGTACGTCACTGTGGAGATGCAGAAGTTCCTGGGCTCTTCATTCATCACCTGGGACAGGGATTTCTATGACCCACAGATCCAGGAGGGGGCGCTGGTCAACACGTCGGATCTCAACGAGGAACTAGGCCAGGTCAGGGAGCCCACTGATATGTTGTTTTTATGAGATTTGGGGTTTGGCAATGGGAGGTTAGTGTGTTGCTTTGTTAATTGCCTGTGTTATTAGCGTGTTGTGTACCAAGGTATGCTGCAGGGCCTATGCAAATTCCATTATCGGCCTGCAGGTggagcatgtgttcactgacaAGACGGGGACCCTCACCCAGAACAACATGGAATTCATAGAGTGCTGCATTGATGGCTTCCAGTACAAGTACGGCAACTGTGCCTCTGAGCTGGATGGCTTCTGCGTGGAGGATGGACCCGTGAACAAGCTGCAGCGCAAGGCGGGGAGGGTACGTCCTGCTGGACTGTGGGTGCTGCGTGTGCCGCTActatgcggggggggggggggcctggatTAATGGAAAAATGGGGCAAATAAGCAGAATGACGTGAATAGTGATGCTTGACATTGGATGTGGTGCAGCACAAGTGAAcagctgtctctgtctgtctgtctgtctgtctccgtCTGCGTCTGCGTCTGCCTGCCCATCCCCAGGAGAGAGAGGAGCTCTTCCTGCGAGCCCTGTGCTTGTGCCACACGGTGCAGGTGAAGGAGCCGGGGCCGGGCTTGGGGCCTGTGGACCAGGTGGACGCAGCCGGAGCGGTGGAAGAGCGCGGCTTCATCGCCTCCTCGCCGGATGAGGTGGCCCTCGTCAAGGGCGCCATGAGGTACAGCTGCCTGACTGGGCCCCTGTGAGCTTCCTCCTGCGCTGTCATGGTGGGGCTCATGGCTATGGTTTGGTTTCTCCTAGGTTTGGATTCAGCTTCCTGGGTTTGGACtgtatgaaaatgaaaatacagaACAGGAATAAGGAGATAGAGGAGTAGGTGTTGCTGGGGACTCCCTTTGACCTCTATATCAAAGGTCTGTTGGCTGTCTGGGGTCTTACTGGCAACATCCTGCTCTCCGCTTGTGTTACAGGTACGACTTACTGCACGTATTGAACTTTGACCCAGTTCGACGCCGCATGAGCGTCATTGTGAAAAGCGAAGCGGGTAAGTCGGGGGCCCCTTTGTGGCCAGGAGGGTTATCACACCGCTGCGGTATCACAGTTTCCCTCACTGACCTACCATTTCCTTCCAGGGGAGACGCTCTTGTTCTGTAAGGGGGCGGACGTGTCCATTTTCCCACGTGTCAGAGAGGAGGAGGTCATGCGGATCCGGACCCACGTGGAGCGTAACGCCACGGTCGGAActgaacccccacccccccttcccccaatgAGCTTGGCTGTGTGCCTCCTGCCGTTTGCACAATCTCACCCCCATGCCCTCCCCATACAGGAGGGGTACCGGACTCTGTGTGTAGCCTACAAGCAGCTGAGTACAGAGGCGTTTGCACAGGCAGATGCCAGCCTCAGAGAGGCACGGCTGGCACTGCAAGACCGTGAGGAGAAGCTCCTGAACATCTACGACCAGTTGGAGACGGGCATGAATCTAATCGGAGCCACCGCTGTGGAGGACAGGTCTGCACCCTACTGACAGTCTTGCTGAGCGTGCCCGGACGTGACGGCTGATCTCTAACATGCCTACTGAGCGTGCCCGGACGTGACGGCTGATCGCTAACATGCCTACTGAGCGCGCCCGGACATGATTCTTCATGTCCAAGTGATTTTTATTTGTAGCTCATCTTTTATTATAAGCTCATCAAAGCAGTAGATACAGCCCCCTTTTGGATTGATTCTACGGTGATCCTCCAGTCCACCACCTTTAATGTGTGTAATCACGCGACTGGCTGATCCCCCACAGGCCAAGCTGCCGATTGGTTCACTCATTGTTGTTTGGCCTCAGGCTACAGGAGGAGGCGACTGTGACCATGGAGGCCCTGCAGAATGCGGGCATGAAGGTGTGGGTGCTGACGGGGGACAAGATGGAGACCGCCAAGTCCACCTGCTATGCCTGCCGGCTCTTCCAGAGGCGCACGGAGCTCTTGGAGTTGACAGTGCGCACCCTGGAGGCCGGAGGCCAGAAATGTGAAGGGCGGCTCCACGAGCTCCTGCTGGACTACCACAGGAGGGCAGTGCAGGATGCACCTCCTGCGAAGGGAGGAGTCAGCAGGTGGGCAGAGGCTGGGGAAGGGCGGCTTGAGTTACAGGACACGCCCACCGCCACTAAAGTCCTCCAAAGAGTGTAGCTTTAGCTGTGTCGGGACACGTGGTGATGTGCTGCGTACTGCCTGGTAGGAGCTGGTCCTCGGCCGTCCAGGACTACGGCTTCATCATCGACGGAGCCACGCTCTCCCTGCTGCTGAAGCCCCCGTCTAGCCGCTACACAAGCTTGTTCCTCGAGATCTGCCAGAACTGCGCGGCCGTGCTGTGCTGCCGCATGGCACCTCTGCAGAAGGCTCAGGTGTGCGGGCTGTGGGCGAGGCTCTGTGCAATGTGGGTGGGCTCTGTGTCcagtgtgggggtgtggccacAGCATTGGGGGGCGGGGTCATATATGGACATGAGGTTTTGAAGGTCTCTTGCTGTGCTCTTCTGCAGATAGTGAGGCTGGTGAAGAACACGAAAGGGAGCCCTATCACCCTGTCAGTGGGTGATGGTGCCAATGATGTCAGCATGATCCTGGAGGCACACGTGGGCATTGGTAAGCTGGCCCCTGGAACACAGCACTGGTAGCACTGGTAGCACTGGTAGCTGTGTCCTTCAGCTTTCAAGTTTTTACTGTTGAACACAGTAAAAGCAtgaacacagtgaaattcttgtgccaCGGCTGTACCATTAGGTCATGTGGTCATATGACCTTTGTCATCTTCCTTGAGCACTGATAGAGATTATGGGCCCTATGAAAGGCATATcgtattgcccccccccctccccaacccaaaCCAATCCAAttcaaattttttagggccccttggaatcatcctaaacTCCCCCCCCCTACGGCGCCCCCCGCAGGCTGGTTTGGGTGGCCTCTGCCTCAGTCTCTCCCTGTCCTCTCCCCCGGTGACCACGGCTCTCTTCCCCAGGTATAAAGGGCAACGAGGGCCGGCAGGCCGTCCGGAACAGTGACTACGCCGTCCCCAAGCTGAAGCACCTGAGGAAGCTGCTGCTGGGCCACGGGCACCTGTACTACGTCCGCATCGCCCAGCTGGTGCAGTACTTCTTCTACAAGGTACAGCTGGGCCAGGGCCTGAGGCTGGGTCCGTCCCGGAGACCCTGTACATGTCAGTGCCGTGAAGAGACCCTGGGGGGTTTGTCTCACTGTGATCTCACTGTGATCTCACTGTGATCTCACTGATGATGTTCACATTGCAGAACCTCTGTTTCATCTTGCCCCAGTTCCTCTACCAGTTCTTCTGCGGATATTCACAGCAGGTGAGTCAGAGGTGTATGACCAAGGCAGCAAACCTCCTGTGGAGGAATTTCCACCTGCCATTGTCTTctttattcctgcatctgataAGGAGTTACACTTTTTCCCCCCTCTTATTCTGGCTCCCTTTCCACGCCCCCAGCCCCTCTACGATGCCGCTTACCTGATGATGTACAACATCTGCTTCACTTCCATGCCCATCCTGGCATACAGCCTCTTCGAGCAGCACATCTGTATTGAAATCCTGATGGACAATGCCATACTGTACAGGTAGGGGGCAGTGAATGCATGGCTCCGATTGGAGTCTACGTCTAACAGTTGTCACGCTATAAAAAGGACATCGCTCTATGTTCAGATGATAGTGGCACTCCGCTTTCCGCTCTCCGCAGCTGCCATGTGGCTGAACATGATCGTTACAGTAACAAACACTTACAGTGGTTTCAGATGTAAATATATGCGATGAGTCAGCATTGTCACATATTCGaattaggggtggagccgaacccgaatacggtattcggaaaggcacaaataatgtgttttttacgaatacttatttcgaacaaatacttaaaaaaatatttgtattcgggaacaagaaaaactttatatcaaaaagctgcgtttcctcttgagaccgcagtgcatgcccggaagagtgagtgagtgagttcaggagttggggggggagtaaaagaggtgactgacacaggctgctccacacagcaacagagaaggctcggctgagacttaactgtatcactatttttgttgaatagatttttgtaccttaactgggttccggaggcagtttataactttcgggaagcggagtttgattgggagattattccattacgctgcattattgacgtctgcaatcaggtgctctcatgttcgctctgtttacgtagctctgttagctcggtaatttagacaataggctgttgacagagtaacgttaacgtttggttaaaaaggttaaaac from Paramormyrops kingsleyae isolate MSU_618 chromosome 10, PKINGS_0.4, whole genome shotgun sequence encodes the following:
- the LOC111835043 gene encoding phospholipid-transporting ATPase 11C-like isoform X1 produces the protein MIRRGLDRLLGRGEGRADSRTVYVGHGAWSPAQPFTPPRYCDNRIVSSKYTLWNFLPKNLFEQFRRIANFYFLIIFLVQVIVDTPTSPVTSGLPLFFVITVTAIKQGFEDWLRHKADNEVNKYPVTVLDGGRSTRKESEKIRVGDVVEVLEDETFPCDLVLLQSSRDDGTCYVTTASLDGESNHKTHYTVPDIETDLQLLNATLECEQPQPDLYKFVGRMYIRREGQEPAVRSLGPENLLLKGATLKNTSKISGVAVYTGMETKMALNYQGKSQKRSVVEKSINCFLVVYLCILLSKALVCTTLKYVWQRQPGQDEPWYNQKTQKEKDTDLYLKMFTDFLSFMVLFNFIIPVSMYVTVEMQKFLGSSFITWDRDFYDPQIQEGALVNTSDLNEELGQVEHVFTDKTGTLTQNNMEFIECCIDGFQYKYGNCASELDGFCVEDGPVNKLQRKAGREREELFLRALCLCHTVQVKEPGPGLGPVDQVDAAGAVEERGFIASSPDEVALVKGAMRFGFSFLGLDCMKMKIQNRNKEIEEYDLLHVLNFDPVRRRMSVIVKSEAGETLLFCKGADVSIFPRVREEEVMRIRTHVERNATEGYRTLCVAYKQLSTEAFAQADASLREARLALQDREEKLLNIYDQLETGMNLIGATAVEDRLQEEATVTMEALQNAGMKVWVLTGDKMETAKSTCYACRLFQRRTELLELTVRTLEAGGQKCEGRLHELLLDYHRRAVQDAPPAKGGVSRSWSSAVQDYGFIIDGATLSLLLKPPSSRYTSLFLEICQNCAAVLCCRMAPLQKAQIVRLVKNTKGSPITLSVGDGANDVSMILEAHVGIGIKGNEGRQAVRNSDYAVPKLKHLRKLLLGHGHLYYVRIAQLVQYFFYKNLCFILPQFLYQFFCGYSQQPLYDAAYLMMYNICFTSMPILAYSLFEQHICIEILMDNAILYREVARNASLRWGPFLHWTALGIYQGLLFFFGVHCLFRNPALQDNGQVYGNWSFGTIVFTVMVFTVTLKLALDTRHWTWINHLVIWGSLAFYVFFSFFWGGIIWPFLKQQRLYFVFANLLSSVSAWLVIILLILLSLLPEVLLVVLRKPRASHIQQMKRRLPSSGMSTVFMLSQTASTHSFSWSD